Proteins encoded in a region of the Nicotiana tomentosiformis chromosome 9, ASM39032v3, whole genome shotgun sequence genome:
- the LOC138898895 gene encoding uncharacterized protein, with protein MVEFDVILGMYWLLPYHAILDCHAKTTTLAMPGFPWLEWRGTLDYIPSRVVSFLKAQQMVKKGFLAYLAFVRHVSADTPTIESVLIVRDFQYVFPADLSGMPLDKDIDIGINLVPGTQSISIPLYCMALVELKELKEQFQELLAFD; from the coding sequence ATGGTGgaatttgatgtgatattgggaaTGTATTGGCTtttgccctatcatgctattctggattgtcatgccaagaccacgacattggctatgccagggtttccatggttggagtggagaggtacattggattatattcctagtagggtggtgtccTTTCTGAAGGCACAACAAATGGTTAAGAAGGGTTTCttagcatatctagcctttgtgaggcatgtcagtgctgatactcccaCTATTGAGTCAGTTTTGATAGTGAGAGATTTCCAATatgtgtttccagcagacctatcgggcatgccgcTCGATAAAGATATCGATATTGGTATTAACCTAGTGCCGggaactcagtccatttctattccactatattgtatggcactagtagagttgaaggaattaaaggaacagtttcAGGAGTTGCTTGCATTCGATTGA